The genomic DNA TTCAATGCAAAATTAACCAGCAAAGATGAAAGATTCCAAGACCACAGGAATTTTTCTTCTCATACTCACACATCCTATGAAGGCAGCCATACAACGCTCAGATATTACATTGGTCTATTGATACGCATAAATGTCCTTCCCCTCAAATTCCTGTGCCCTAATGACATAACTGAATTGAAGATTTCAGTTTGATCCCATCCATCCAGGCCATACATGGTAGGACACACAGGATACGGCATCTAGAGAAGACCGGTTGGGCAGCGAGAACCGCGTTCACCATCCCTGCAAATAGCGTTGCGCTATCCTTTCTGCTGGAGCGTCCCCTCACGCTCTCTTCTGTGTTAAGAAAGTCTTTTGGATCATTTTGCCCACAGCAGGCTTAGCTGTAAGAATCCAACGCAATTCATATTATCATTCAAATGCAGAACAGAATTCACCTGAGTCTTTCCTAAATAGCACCTTTAAAACAGGCACTAAATGAATATGATGAAAACCCATGACACTGAAGACACATAATGCATTAACTGACATTTAAAAGTACAtagaacaaatatttctttttatacatacacacataaaatagaaaactaaaaatataattcattGTACTAGGTCATCACAGGTAGTGAAATAAAAGGTGCTACAGAAATGCATTACATAGTCctcaataaaatataataattaaaaaaccactttaaaagtCTGCAGTTGCATTGCATTTAAGTTATTTTGTTCACTTTGGGAAGAAATACTGACTTCTTATTTTCACGAAGTGGTTGAATACAGAAATTGATTTACTTTTAAATTGGAAGAACTTCCAATGTGACAACTTATTTTATGCAGCAAGATGCAACAGCATGGAAAAGCTGAGTAGGAACAGTAAAGACCTTGTGACTGGAAGAAACTCAGAAATATTCTCCAGTATTCTCCGTATTTCTGCCCTATTATTTTATGGGAAAGCATATACACAtagtaataaataaaaagcagtaaacaCCACGTTATACCCTGGGGGTTACACACAGGAAAACAGATCAGGCAAAGCTAATGAGACCTGAAGCGGCTTTTCTCCAGCTCGTGGGATCAAGCCTCCAATAACACTGACAGACAATACAAAAGCTTCAAATGTATCCAGAACATTGTTATTTCAAAATAACATACTTCATTTAGTAGTCTTCACAATtgaaatgcctttcttttctccacGACAAGAACTTAACTTTTTTCAGTGTACAAAATGTTTCTCATGAGCTAGAGATTCCAAAACAAAAGACAGCAGACTGGGATCACGATGTTAATTTTccacaaaaggaagaaatatctCACATTTGACCTTTGTTATCCAGTAAAAAGTCTAGAGCCAAGTTTGACCAAACTTGGACAGCAGTGGTTTGCAAGAGGCTCAAAACTGAACCAGTGAAATAGTCCATTTTATTTTAGCTTAGCTGCCCTGATTAAATGGGTTAAAGTCATCAGACCGTGTCGCTGAAAGTTTGTGTTCCAGCTGGTTACAGCTGTCCAAAATATCACCAAAGCTTCCAGCGTCCACTGCTGATGCTTTTAACCTTCAGAACGACCACATGTCAGATGCAGCAAAACTAAACAGAAGTTTCAGGCAAATCATCCATTTCTTCAAACGTATTCAGGGTGTTTTTGCTATTAGTTCTTGAATTATCTTGAACTTTGCTTGGATctgcaaaaaaatgcattataaacAAAACAGGATATGGTAGAAACTGTATATGCAAGATCAAAGTTTTGCACGtctattttttgttaaaaaaatgcatttatttaaatgagtAAGTTGTCAGTTTACTACCATATCTTATACAGAAATTTTTCTGTCTGCCCCTTTTCATTATGACTGAAATCATTCTGCTAAGCAATATAAATGCTAATTGACTAATTAACTTCAGAACAAGTCTCCCAGATCCTCATATGCCCCCATCGTAAACTCTGACGCCTGCTGCCAGAAGGACATCGGACACCTCAAAGTTAGGTCATTGCTCTGTCACACTGCCCAACACTGGCAGCAGATGCCTATCTTGAATTTCCTGGTCAGCATTCGGTTTGTCATCTAATATATAGCGCAAAACATAAACACGACCTAGAACATCTAGGGTTAAAAACAGCAGACGGTATCTGGATACAGTATTGTCAGGCAGAATCAGTTTGATTTCTTACCAATTTTGCAATGCTATACTTAACTATTTAAGGACTAAGTGTACTTTATGACAACTAtttcaaaatagtattttctgtCTATTGGAAGGTTCTCTGGCTTTATACCATTCAGATGCCATAAGAGAATGTAAAACTCAGATGAAGCATAACTGcttagagaaaataaagaaaaggtaaaGCCACCATGTTTTGGCGCCAAGATGTAAGTAATGAGAGTCTGTAACCAACCCTCTCtccaaatctttaaaaataactaacACCCCTACCATATTAGCCATGAGTTTCCCTAGCAGTAAAGTGTGATTGAATATCTAGATTATGAGactttatatttttaaggatATAAAACTATATCAAAGTATTTCTAAGAAAAGAACAATTTCACAAATATGGTGTCGTAAAATTCTGCAGTACCTGTTGGCCCTGGATCTTCATTAATAAATGAAACATGTGTTTTCCACTCGGTCCATTTCACTTCATTAATCCTGTTTACATTGTACATAAGTTGTGTTATTAGCATGCATTATCTCCCACCTGCAGAGCTCCACTTccccttttacttttttttttattcctttttgatATTGTAATACTTTACCATCAACACCTGCTTTGCTAGTACTAAAAGGCTGAACGTCTTTTGCAGCATCATCCACTATATAAGGATGAGAGTAATACTAAGACAACTTTGATTTCACATATTATGATTATAGTCTTGAAACtcaccttaaatatttttttcataaaacagcaTAGTAGTATATTCTTTAATATGGCAATCAAGTTAAATATAATTACTCCTTTGAATATTATGACAAAGTGTCATTTACTGCAAGCAGACTCGATACTTGTACATTAAAAACATAAGAAGTTGAAAATCTTTTATTACCAAAAAGTTGTCTACATAAAAAGCctgtgcattttccttttttttttttttttaaaccattggtcacaactaaaaaaaaaagaaggctttttgTACACCTAATATAATTTGTAGAgatgtggaaatattttaaagaggcTTTTGAGGAGAAATAACCTTGAAGAAACATACAGAGCAGAATTGATAACACAGTATTCTAGCTTTGCTTTACCTTAAACACACCCTGGTGTCATTCTCAGCCACTTTACACCGTTCTCCCAGTTGGAATTTTTTCCTCAAACATTTTGGTAAGAATTTTTCAAATTCCAAAATAGTTCTGGCTCTCTATTAACAATAAATAGTAACAGGACTATGGTTAACCATATTCAAAATAGTCTGATTTCACAGCATATACAGTTTGCAGGCTCCTTGGTTCATTATAACATGTTAGGCCTCCATCCACAACCAACACTGACTCCAACAATGGCCAGTAATATGGCATCCCACTTATTATTTGGCTTCTGCAAATAGGTTGTCCACAGCTTTCTCTAGTTCGCCCCACCGCAGAAGACATACTGAGAGAAGAATCAAGAAATCTGACACTAGACTCAGTGTTTCGGGTTTAATACTAAGACCTTCATGCAACGCCGTGCCACAGGGATATATATAACCTGCAGGGGGATGCTGCCCACCGCAGAAAGCAACACCAATCCTAATTATGACTGTGTTCTCGATGACAGCTTGGGGCTCGGAGCTGTCTAGACTTGGTAAAAGACCAGGCTTGGATGAAGTATGAGGAATTGGAATGAACTCATGCATTGCTCAGACTGGAGGATGGaacagcagagcaggctgtgctaCAGATTTCTGTGCAGATAATGAAACACACCTTCCTGGTGACATATCAAGGGGGATGAAAGTCATAAAGGTACGTGACACTGCATGAGGTTAAAAATACAAGCCATAACATTACCTTTAGCATACTCGTTAATTCCGAAATTATTATGATACCCTAATACTAAAATTACTTATTTCCATTATTTGTACACGTACACAAATGGGGGTTATCATTGTTAATACCTAACCTGTGCCATCAGCATGATGTTACCATAGGTACAGCTCAAAAGATTTTAGCCAAGGCATCTATACTTCACGAAGCAAATGACCTCCCAAACAAACCTGGAGTTTCCAGATGTGCTCACTCTCTTTAGAAATATCTTCCACTGTTTCTCCCATTAATGCAATCAGCATGTTCAAGAGAAGAACAAAAGTCAACACAACGTAAGTTATGAGGAGCAGAAGAAATAGTACAGGATACTTTGAGTTTTGCTGGATCTCCAGATCACCCAGTCCGAGGGTGAGCTTAAAAAGATCCATGAGAACAGGTCCCAGACTGCTGTTGGAGTGGCATTCATTGCCATCTTGGCAAGTGTCAATCAGTGCAGCAAGAGCTGAGAAGAAAGCATGAGAAGATTTTAATCACAATAACGCTTTATATATACATGGCATTTTATCCTAAATAATTCAAAATGCGCTACATCATAAAGAGCTAGAGCTGCCCAGCAACATACACAGCAGCAGGTAGGTGACACATTACCAGGAAGCAGAAAGAGCCCACGTCCAAGTGAAATTGCAGGCAATTAAGAAAGAGCCAAATTACTTATCTGTTCAGACAGTCTCTAGACAGTTTAAATCTCAAAACATGGGGTTTTAATATCCAGAAGAAACCCCAACATGAGCTCTCATCATGACAACAGGGTTCTTATAATAATGCTAAAATTTTTACTCACACAGAGCATCAGTGCTTTTCTCCAGTAATATTTACCTACGCCAAATCCCAGCAAAAACACGATATAGACAACTAAAAATTTTATCACATCTTGCAGGATGacctaaaaattaaattataaatatttatcagcaATGAAAATTGAGAACTAGTTTTACGCTTACGAATTCTGCAGGGATACAGGTGTGCTACGCGCTAAAGTATCAGATTACTTTCATGAAGCAAACTGTTGTAGTCCCAGTGAGAAACCCAGAGAAGATTTAGGTCTGATTTATCATCTCATGACTGAGAGCCTGGGGTGTTGGGTACTTGCAAGGGTGACTAATTCTGTACAGTATAGGCATTACAGCAGATGATGCAATTAAACAGAACTACATTAGCTGcaaaaaacacacaaattacttacatatttaatataataaaatgttaattttgagaTATAAACTAGTTTTTGCCATTGAAGTGATATAGTGTATTCTGCTGAAATAATACGtataaactgaaaataagaaatttcaAGATGAActataaaatacatttgaatCGCTGAATACGCTTGATTGAGATTGTATCATAATAAGCAAGCATCATAACAAGgcaggtaaaacaaaacaaaccaaacttgcCTTTTGAATCATAACACTGTAAATGCCCATGGACTGGAAGCCTCTGGTGAAATAGAGCATATTGGCCCATCCCAGGGCCATTGCCAAAACAAGACACACGAGGTGTTCTTTGTAGGAAAACAAGTacaaaaagacagagaagatCACAAGCAAAGCTTGTATaaaactgttaaaaaacaaacacatgtaCGTAAAAGGGAAATTACTAGCACAAAACTAACAACAtaattgaaaaatatgaaaacgAGACTTCTCTGCTTCTTATGCTTCAATTCTAATTTCATACTGCATTTGCTTCTCCCCTATGAGCACTACCATTATAGTTTAACAATAAGACAGATAAGTACAGGTAGTATATTAACATATTAGGATACATTTATTAAAGCTTACTTTAAGTGAACTACTCTCCCCAAAATAGCTGGTCAATGCAGACTTCACTGACAAAGACATTAAGCATTCTTAATAGTATCTTTGAAGCCATTCACTTCAAGCTTTAGCTTAAAGAATTGTTAGAATCGTTACAGATTTTCCATGAACAAGGGAGACTGTGGTAGAAAGTGTGATGTGCTGCGATAGGATGTAGACCAGATTCTCAGCAGCACAAGATTGGTATCAGTGTGGTTgtaggaggaggaagaaaggtacAGTTAAGCCACATCTCTTTTTAATGATCCTACAATCACATGCTAGAAATGAGGGGGAATCATCTATGCTTTATCTGGTACAGCTGATGGGATATTCCCATCAGCCACCTGAACCCACTTTATgctacttttccttcctgaaggAGTCGAAAGGAGTGCGAAACTCTGGGTTATTAACCAGGCTTCTTAAACACATTTCTTTATATACAGCTCCAAAGAGACAGAGCATCAGGAGAAGCTCAGGACACTActgtactttggaaaaaaatccagtccATACACATCAACCCCCAGGATTGTTACTGACCCGTGCAACCATTAGTGTGTGCTACAAAGAGCTGCATGTAAGATTACATCCATCCCTCTAAACACTGATAACCTGGAGAGAAAGTGAGCATCTGCTACAGGAGTACTTTCGCTGTGACCATGAGATCGATAAGCATTTTATATAtagtataaaataaatgcatgacAGACTTACAATGCAAAGTGGAACCACGCATCAGAGAGAATTGAATGCAGGTCTGAGGGCCTAAGCAGAAAGATGGCTACACTCTGTGTAGacagatatataaaaatacagaaatgggaGTAAGACAAAGCAAGCCTCAACACtggtttttcaaaataatttactcGAAGTTGGTCTTCTACAAAAATGAGTCTGCTTATAAGATTTATCGAATTAAAAACCTTTTTATAGTGCTGTAACTTCAAAGTTTAAATTCTTGTCATCTCTGGCAAAATTTAACAATTAGTTACTCTTTTTAATTACTTATAGGATATGGTAAAAATTATACCCTGTGTTTTTTTCCGTTACGAGTTCTAATTCAGCTGTGTCCTTAAAGCCAGTAATTTGTCAACATCGATGTTATACAAATATCAAATCTCTGTTTgataatttgaaaggaaaaaacctcatatTTGTTTCACAGAGCAATAAAGTTATATTCAAACATATGTCCAGGGTCATTCTGAATAAATGAGGTATTGTGCCAAAGACTTTTAGACATTACACATATCATAAATATATTCCAAACATATTGCCAAGATCATCGTCATATTCATAACACTAGAGAAGTTCTTTATCTGTTTTGTTatgtatttgttattaaaaagccTTACCTCTTTTATGGCTAAAAATATTGCTCCTAACATAACCATCACCTGTCCCGATAACTGCAGCCATCCCACACCACGCGTCAGTGCTAGTGGATAAGGTGGAGCCTGTAAGACAGGTCCATAACGAAAGACTGAGTTCCACACCTGAAGGGTAAAAGGTAAAGCAACAGGAAGCCTCATGTGTGCAGCAATCTGGGTACCCAATTGCTTCCCTTTCCCGGAGAGTTTTCTTTACGGTGGATTAGCAGAATCGGCTCCCTGACGTGTATTTGCAATGCCAGAAGTTtccttcttaaaagaaaaccagaaagctcTCCCCACACTTTTAGAAACTTAACAACCTGTCTCTGTATTATGTATTTGTACTTTGGGTCACTTTCACAAAATGCAAATTTCCTCTATTATTGCCACTCTTCCTTCCAGATACAAAGACCTGATGTGGGAGAATCTAGTCTCTCTACAGCCACATATTCTGatagttggttttggtttagcGTTTTAAATACAATTCAAGAAATACCATTGCattttaaagcagtaaaattaGCTGAGTTGAAGTTGCTGTACTCACTTCATTTTCATTAGGCCTGTGGTAGGAAACTAACGTTAGTGTTACGTTgtataggaaataaaaacaacatgACATAAAAAACATGTGTCGTGCAAACTTCTTCCATTTCATTCGCAGGAGTGAATTCAGAGGCTCCAAAGTCAGCATTTCATGACgattctatggaaaaaaaaaatacaattaagatTTCAACTCTCTGCCTGTAAGGAAATGGAGATAATTTCAGGCATGTATTTCATTCAGTATCTCACCTTGCTGATCTAGAAACATCTATGCTCAAAGATAGGAGTCAGACCCTAACCTGACAGGATACAATGGGACAACTCTGACCCATGCTGGGATAACTCGCTGTACTCTGATAAAGTGCGACTGAGCTAAAACTGTAATGTCAACTTCTGGCCTTGCTTCCTATGGAAGTTTCATGGCAGTATTTGAATTTAGCAAGTGTAAAATTCTGGCTTTGGAAAGCTAGCATTCTGTGATAAGGTCCTTCCTAAACGCCTGAAATACATACCTGTTAAATAAAGTTTATAACTTTAGGCAGAGCATTCTCATCAAGTATTTCTGTTTGCTTGCCCTGTTCTCGTGCACTATCTTAGGCAGCTGCTAGTGGCCACTCCACAGAGACAATACACTAGTTTTGGTCTGACCCACTGGGCCGTATTTGTGTTCCTATGCAAGGCAAATCAAAGCTTCAAATGTAGAAAAAACAGTCCCAAAAAGCCTATCCAGCATTTCGGGAGCTAAATGCATATTCACTTACAGTTGACAACctacaaaatataaaattcagGTTGCTCCTGATAAAAAACTGAGAACAGAAATTACTGTTTAACAAGTAATTCAGTCAAATGTATAGGCTAACACATCTGAAATGATTGTACTGCtagaaaaaatatatgtattttaaaataagtaacttACACCAATATTTGTATTATAGACAATTATTTCCAAAACTGAATTGTCTGCGGTAGTATCTAGTTCCGTCAGATCGTAAAGAGAAGATTGAACAGGACCATAAGCCCAGTCTGTGAATTTTCTTGACAGGCTCCTGTTAGGCTTATCTCTTATCTCTCTGCTCAGGATGTATTTCAGAATCTAAAACAGTAACAGAGTCATTTGTAAGCAGATGTGTTCTTCATGCGAGAGGAGAAAGCATTCATATATACTTGCCAAACCCCCTACCTTTTAACTATCACGTTTGCTACAGTAGTGCAAGTCAATGTATTTGTTAGTAAGCAGTGTTAGAGATGACAGACATCTaggaaataaatacagtatttttaatgccTCCGGATTTTCTGTCAGAGACATTTTTCTAAATGATGAAAGCACAATTTTCCATGTGTTCACATTATAACTTCCTTTAAGTTAATCAATTACTGTCTAAATTATCCCATTGTCAATTCTTTACCACAATACAAGCAGTTGATTCATGAGAGCCAAATTCT from Chroicocephalus ridibundus chromosome 7, bChrRid1.1, whole genome shotgun sequence includes the following:
- the TRPV3 gene encoding transient receptor potential cation channel subfamily V member 3; this encodes MIKDNNEIIPLMGKKTNPSGIPPSNQQEKKPTESTPTKKSSHFFLEIDGFESNATPNNTSPPVFSKPMDSNIRPCASGNGEDMDSPQSLQDDATEYSPNVDSCCANISQGPEQTSARKKLKRYIFRAVSEGNIEELQCLLAELKERSNACTNMTVPDYLMKKFTASDTGKTCLMKALLNINQNTNEIVNMLLSFAEENGILERFINAAYTEEAYKGQTALNIAIERRQYEITQSLIEKGADVNAHAQGVFFNPKHKHEGFYFGETALALAACTNQPDITQLLMDNTRTNITSQDSRGNNILHALVTVAEDFKTQNDFVVRMYDMILLKSKDRNLETTKNKEGLTPLQLAAKTGKLEILKYILSREIRDKPNRSLSRKFTDWAYGPVQSSLYDLTELDTTADNSVLEIIVYNTNIGNRHEMLTLEPLNSLLRMKWKKFARHMFFMSCCFYFLYNVTLTLVSYHRPNENEAPPYPLALTRGVGWLQLSGQVMVMLGAIFLAIKESVAIFLLRPSDLHSILSDAWFHFAFFIQALLVIFSVFLYLFSYKEHLVCLVLAMALGWANMLYFTRGFQSMGIYSVMIQKVILQDVIKFLVVYIVFLLGFGVALAALIDTCQDGNECHSNSSLGPVLMDLFKLTLGLGDLEIQQNSKYPVLFLLLLITYVVLTFVLLLNMLIALMGETVEDISKESEHIWKLQRARTILEFEKFLPKCLRKKFQLGERCKVAENDTRVCLRINEVKWTEWKTHVSFINEDPGPTDPSKVQDNSRTNSKNTLNTFEEMDDLPETSV